In a genomic window of Stakelama saccharophila:
- a CDS encoding DUF736 domain-containing protein, giving the protein MPAIGYVTRSDNGSFKGQLKTLSIRAEINIVANAAKRNDAQPDHRVYSGDVEIGAGWMRHSETSGRNYLSLSLAAPEFGPRRLYANLGRVIGKDDDRFAIIWNPAD; this is encoded by the coding sequence ATGCCTGCCATCGGATATGTCACCCGGAGCGACAACGGATCGTTCAAGGGCCAGCTGAAAACCCTCAGCATCCGCGCCGAGATCAATATCGTCGCCAATGCCGCAAAACGGAACGACGCCCAGCCCGATCACCGGGTCTATTCCGGCGATGTCGAGATCGGTGCTGGCTGGATGCGCCATTCCGAAACCAGCGGTCGCAACTATTTGTCGCTGAGCCTGGCCGCGCCCGAGTTCGGGCCGCGCCGGCTCTACGCCAATCTCGGTCGCGTTATCGGCAAAGATGATGATCGGTTCGCGATCATCTGGAACCCGGCGGATTGA
- a CDS encoding MucR family transcriptional regulator: MTEEIEQTGPDLVELATELTVAWLSNPNNRVMAEEAPEFLKKMHATVSELSGAAATPGDTDQEAAPEPAVSVRKSLASKDHIISLIDGKPYKTLRRHLSTHGLTPEEYRERYNLKPDYPMVAPSYSEQRRSMAKQIGLGKKGRAAKKK, translated from the coding sequence TTGACCGAAGAAATCGAACAGACCGGCCCCGACCTTGTCGAGCTCGCAACCGAACTGACCGTCGCCTGGCTCAGCAACCCGAACAACCGGGTGATGGCCGAGGAGGCGCCCGAATTTCTGAAGAAGATGCATGCGACGGTGAGCGAACTCTCCGGCGCAGCGGCTACACCGGGCGATACCGACCAGGAAGCGGCGCCCGAGCCGGCGGTATCGGTGCGCAAATCGCTTGCATCCAAGGACCACATCATCTCGCTGATCGACGGCAAGCCGTACAAGACGTTGCGCCGGCACTTGTCGACGCACGGGCTGACGCCGGAGGAGTATCGCGAGCGCTATAACCTGAAGCCCGATTACCCGATGGTCGCGCCGAGCTATTCCGAGCAGCGCCGGTCGATGGCAAAGCAGATCGGCCTCGGCAAGAAAGGCCGCGCAGCGAAAAAGAAATGA
- a CDS encoding DUF4886 domain-containing protein — protein MTTKTIGKGIAVFAAAMLATTPAFAQRAGGDGATQPQTVLFIGNSFTFGAHSAALRYRAETIADLNGDGIGGVPALFKLFTEEAGLDYRVSAETSPGKTLEWHWQHKRNVVDHAWDHVVMQEYSVLDRDDPGNPAKLLEYSAKFAQMFADENKHVDVSLTATWTRPDQTYKPDGHWYGKSVYQMARDLRRSYDRAAENSSAIDHVNPVGQAFNCAIKAGFADPDPYDGITFGQLDLWTYDHYHAGVAGYYLEALTVFIGITGKDPRAFGQSERAASELGLSPRQATRLQRVAWANIHDESCESLAK, from the coding sequence ATGACGACCAAGACGATCGGAAAGGGCATCGCCGTGTTTGCGGCGGCGATGCTCGCCACCACCCCCGCCTTTGCGCAGCGGGCCGGCGGCGACGGGGCGACGCAGCCGCAGACCGTGCTGTTCATCGGCAACAGCTTCACCTTCGGCGCGCATTCGGCGGCATTGCGCTACCGGGCCGAGACCATTGCCGACCTGAACGGCGACGGCATCGGCGGCGTGCCCGCCCTGTTCAAGCTGTTCACCGAGGAAGCGGGGCTCGACTACCGCGTCAGCGCCGAGACCTCGCCCGGCAAGACTCTCGAATGGCACTGGCAGCACAAGCGCAATGTCGTCGATCACGCCTGGGACCATGTGGTGATGCAGGAATATAGCGTCCTGGACCGCGACGATCCTGGCAACCCGGCGAAGCTCCTCGAATATTCGGCGAAGTTCGCGCAGATGTTCGCGGACGAAAACAAGCATGTAGACGTCAGTCTGACCGCCACCTGGACGCGGCCCGACCAGACCTACAAGCCGGATGGCCACTGGTACGGCAAATCCGTCTATCAGATGGCGCGCGACCTTCGGCGTTCCTATGACCGTGCGGCTGAAAATAGCAGCGCGATCGACCACGTGAACCCGGTGGGGCAGGCCTTCAATTGCGCGATCAAGGCCGGCTTCGCCGATCCCGATCCCTATGACGGCATCACCTTCGGCCAGCTCGACCTTTGGACCTATGACCATTACCATGCCGGTGTCGCGGGCTACTATCTAGAAGCACTGACGGTCTTCATCGGCATCACGGGCAAGGATCCGCGCGCGTTCGGCCAGTCCGAGCGCGCTGCAAGCGAACTCGGCCTTTCCCCCCGGCAAGCCACGCGCCTGCAACGCGTCGCTTGGGCTAATATCCATGACGAAAGCTGCGAATCGCTGGCAAAATAA